Proteins encoded in a region of the Amia ocellicauda isolate fAmiCal2 chromosome 19, fAmiCal2.hap1, whole genome shotgun sequence genome:
- the znf692 gene encoding zinc finger protein 692 has product MSSLRDAVRRQRRRELDARRSKSRVRLGACLQSWGELKDRLGFSLHSELAQYLLESYFTKLCVSCSASVSQARAQDTLVTSRESLHRLVLLVHEHGRTCPLPPAAQPSFSPDPVPPPGHRHGQELPEQVCVAAEASGVGRAEAVGCDVAGRSKRSGPAETPGADGSPDGLKGGGVEECAGRKGGDRRTLCLRWGCGGGHVLSWCPAGGEAAAGEPDWAESRRRRDGPEDAPRPRKRGRRAPEEGKRGQPPPTRNARRGRASPPGPGEEPAPKEEPAPDLGPREGENKESGGGQEVEMDSGHITVVAQWEEDSEGRVSPPAAADEADLSYADDPTDRNYSPPGKSIAAAVPRVSTRGRSRSTEQSAGEREDEGAREVLREKSRRKAKAKRPTDDDLSQIGGKRIRKAAPREILPCEFEGCGKIFSTRQYLNHHMKYQHFHQKTFSCSHPTCGKSFNFKKHLKEHEKLHSNKRDYICEFCARAFRTSSNLIIHRRIHTGEKPLQCEVCGFTCRQKASLNWHMRKHNAESAYQFPCEICGKRFEKRDNVTAHRSKSHPRPPSPALLHPSVDPVGGEGVVVPVARE; this is encoded by the exons ATGTCATCGTTGCGGGACGCAGTGCGCAGGCAGCGGCGACGGGAGCTGGATGCACGCAGGAGCAAGTCCCGGGTCCGACTGGGCGCCTGTCTGCAGAGCTGGGGGGAGCTGAAGGACCGGCTGGGCTTCAGTCTGCACTCTGAGCTGGCACAGTACTTGCTGGAGAG CTACTTCACCAAACTCTGCGTCAGCTGTTCAG CCTCGGTCAGCCAGGCGAGGGCGCAGGACACCCTGGTGACGTCCAGGGAGTCTCTGCACCGCCTGGTCTTGCTGGTCCACGAGCACGGCCGGacctgccccctgccccccgcgGCGCAGCCCAGCTTCAGCCCTGATCCCGTCCCCCCGCCTGGCCACCGGCACGGACAGGAGCTTCCCGAGCAAGTCTGTGTGGCCGCGGAGGCCAGCGGAGTTGGGAGAGCCGAGGCCGTGGGTTGTGACGTCGCCGGCAGGAGTAAACGGAGCGGCCCGGCTGAAACCCCCGGTGCCGATGGCAGTCCAGACGGGCTGAAAGGAGGAGGAGTGGAGGAGTGTGCTGGGAGAAAGGGAGGGGACAGAAGGACGCTGTGTCTCcggtgggggtgtggggggggtcaCGTACTCTCGTGGTGCCCCGCGGGGGGTGAGGCGGCGGCAGGCGAGCCAGATTGGGCCGAGAGCAGGAGGCGCAGGGACGGGCCGGAGGATGCTCCCAGGCCGAGGAAGCGAGGGAGGAGGGCACCGGAGGAGGGCAAGAGAGGCCAGCCGCCCCCCACCAGGAACGCCAGGAGAGGCCGAGCATCGCCCCCCGGGCCCGGAGAGGAACCGGCGCCCAAGGAGGAGCCAGCGCCTGACCTGGgaccgagagagggagagaacaaag AGTCTGGTGGTGGACAGGAGGTGGAGATGGACAGTGGACACATCACTGTAGTGGCACAGTGGGAGGAGGACAG CGAGGGCCGAGTCTCTCCTCCGGCAGCCGCCGACGAGGCCGACCTGAGTTACGCTGACGACCCAACTGACAGGAACTACAGCCCCCCTGGCAAGAG catcGCCGCCGCAGTTCCCCGGGTCTCCACCAGAGGGCGCAGCCggagcacagagcagagtgcaggagagagggaagacgagggagcgagggaggtcCTGAGGGAGAAaagcag AAGGAAAGCCAAAGCCAAGAGGCCGACCGACGACGACCTCTCTCAGATCGGAGGGAAGAGAATCAG GAAGGCGGCGCCACGAGAGATCCTGCCCTGCGAGTTCGAAGGCTGCGGGAAGATCTTCTCCACACGACAATACCTCAAT CATCACATGAAGTACCAGCACTTCCACCAGAAGACATTCTCCTGCTCCCACCCCACCTGCGGCAAGTCTTTCAACTTCAAGAAGCACCTGAAGGAGCACGAGAAGCTGCACAGCA ACAAGAGGGACTACATCTGTGAGTTCTGCGCCAGGGCCTTCCGGACCAGCAGCAACCTGATCATCCACCGGCGCATCCACACGGGGGAGAAGCCACTGCA gtgtgAGGTGTGTGGCTTCACCTGCCGCCAGAAGGCGTCTCTGAATTGGCACATGCGGAAGCACAACGCCGAGTCGGCCTACCAGTTCCCCTGCGAGATCTGCGGCAAGCGCTTTGAGAAGAGGGACAACGTCACGGCCCACCGCAGCAAGAGCCACCCGCGACCCCCCAGCCCGGCCCTCCTGCACCCATCGGTGGACCCTGTCGGAGGAGAGGGCGTGGTTGTCCCTGTCGCCCGGGAGTGA
- the lpxn gene encoding leupaxin yields the protein MDELDSLLEALAQSTSHNAEGQDDVTEKDGEVTGQVQPVYTTRFKGSPATDADADHVYSEVPEPVEVGVLSPGSAVRELDSIMKGLQALDLDLGIPGEPALSAPPPLVPKGKDRAVEQKEKEAQRPAQVETKTSDLAPAKPASSVPGGKGASIDDLLGDLNTSMEKMGVHTTAKGQCASCGKCIVGKVITALGGTWHPEHFVCCVCGVELKAFFERDGKPFCEADYQKLFSPRCAYCSGPILQNILTAMDRAWHPEHFFCTECGKVFGSEGFLENEGKPYCHEDFYRLFAPKCTGCGQPVKENYLSAVNGTWHPDCFVCTDCLTPFRDGCFMELEGRPLCSLHFHSRQGTLCGGCQTPITGRCVSAMGRRFHPEHFVCAFCLRQLSQGVFKEREEKPYCASCHDKLFI from the exons ATGGACGAATTAG ACAGTTTACTGGAGGCGCTGGCTCAGAGCACTTCCCACAATGCAGAGGGGCAGGATGATGTCACCGAGAAGGACGGCGAAGTGACCGGGCAG GTCCAGCCCGTTTACACCACCAGATTCAAGGGCAGTCCAGCGACGGACGCAGACGCGGACCACGTGTACAG TGAGGTCCCAGAGCCAGTGGAGGTTGGGGTCCTGAGCCCAGGGTCGGCCGTACGGGAGCTGGACAGCATCATGAAGGGCCTGCAGGCTCTAGACCTGGACCTGGGG ATCCCTGGTGAGCCTGCCCTCTCAGCCCCACCGCCCCTCGTACCGAAGGGAAAGGACAGAGCGGTGGAGCAGAAGGAGAAAGAGGCTCAGAGACCGGCACAGGTGGAGACAAAGACCTCGGACCTGGCACCTGCCAAGCCAGCCAGCTCTGTCCCCGGTGGCAAAGGGGCCTCCATCGACGACCTCCTGGGGGACCTCAACACCAGTATGGAGAAGATGGGCGTGCACACCACGGCCAAGGGCCAGTGCGCGTCCTGTGGCAAGTGCATCGTGGGAAAG gtgatCACGGCGCTGGGGGGGACCTGGCACCCGGAGCactttgtgtgctgtgtgtgcggCGTGGAGCTGAAGGCTTTCTTCGAGAGGGACGGGAAGCCCTTCTGTGAGGCGGACTACCAGAAACTGTTCTCCCCTCGCTGCGCGTACTGCAGCGGGCCCATCCTGCAG AACATCCTGACGGCGATGGACCGGGCATGGCACCCAGAGCACTTCTTCTGCACGGAGTGTGGGAAGGTGTTCGGCTCTGAGG GGTTCCTGGAGAACGAGGGCAAGCCGTACTGCCATGAAGATTTCTACCGTCTGTTCGCGCCGAAATGCACCGGCTGTGGACAACCGGTGAAGGAGAACTACCTGTCAGCGGTGAACGGCACCTGGCACCCGGACTGCTTCGTGTGCACC gACTGCCTCACCCCGTTCCGTGACGGCTGCTTCATGGAGCTGGAAGGGCGGCCGCTGTGCTCCCTGCACTTCCACTCCCGGCAGGGCACGCTGTGTGGGGGCTGTCAGACACCCATCACGGGCCGCTGCGTGTCTGCCATGGGCCGTCGCTTCCACCCGGAGCACTTCGTCTGCGCCTTCTGCCTCCGCCAGCTGTCCCAGGGCGTGTTcaaagagagggaggagaagccCTATTGTGCCAGCTGCCACGACAAACTCTTCATTTAG